A DNA window from Paenibacillus sp. HWE-109 contains the following coding sequences:
- the murB gene encoding UDP-N-acetylmuramate dehydrogenase, giving the protein MQQLISDLQAANIGEIRTNERLAPFTTWKIGGPADCLILPKSKEQAAAAIRFLYERGVPWTVIGRGSNLLISDKGIRGVVIKLGSALETLRFEGATVYAGGSYSFIKLSVLAAKEGLTGLEFASGIPGSVGGAVYMNAGAHGSDVSRILKQAEVILDTGELVTMQAEDLQYAYRHSILHTLPGIVTEAVFELQVGDRKEIAGAMAAYRDRRRRTQPGHLACAGSVFRNPAGGFAAKLIEEAGLKGKRVGGAEISTLHANFIVNTGDATAEDVLTLINEVQQIVQQQYGISLVPEVLVMGER; this is encoded by the coding sequence ATGCAACAGTTAATATCCGACTTACAGGCAGCAAATATTGGCGAGATTCGAACGAATGAACGACTGGCCCCCTTTACAACTTGGAAAATCGGTGGTCCGGCCGATTGTCTGATTCTCCCCAAATCCAAAGAGCAGGCAGCTGCGGCTATCCGTTTCTTGTATGAACGCGGTGTTCCATGGACGGTTATCGGTCGTGGATCTAACTTGCTGATCAGTGACAAAGGGATTAGAGGTGTCGTCATTAAACTTGGCTCTGCGCTCGAAACACTGCGCTTCGAAGGAGCGACGGTCTACGCAGGAGGTTCCTATTCGTTCATTAAATTGTCCGTACTAGCAGCCAAAGAAGGTTTAACCGGACTGGAGTTTGCTTCTGGCATTCCCGGTTCTGTGGGAGGCGCCGTCTATATGAATGCAGGGGCTCACGGGTCCGATGTGTCACGCATACTCAAGCAGGCTGAAGTCATCCTGGACACAGGGGAATTGGTCACGATGCAAGCGGAGGATTTGCAGTATGCTTATCGACATTCCATTCTGCACACGCTGCCTGGCATTGTAACGGAAGCTGTCTTTGAATTACAGGTTGGAGATCGCAAAGAAATCGCCGGAGCCATGGCGGCTTACCGCGATCGGCGTCGACGCACGCAACCTGGCCACTTAGCTTGCGCAGGAAGCGTATTCCGCAACCCCGCAGGGGGATTCGCAGCTAAACTTATCGAAGAGGCAGGCTTGAAAGGCAAACGTGTCGGTGGAGCGGAAATCTCTACCTTGCACGCCAATTTCATTGTTAACACCGGAGATGCTACAGCCGAGGACGTTCTTACCCTTATCAACGAAGTGCAGCAGATCGTACAGCAACAGTACGGGATCTCGCTTGTGCCTGAAGTTTTGGTGATGGGTGAGAGGTAA
- a CDS encoding undecaprenyldiphospho-muramoylpentapeptide beta-N-acetylglucosaminyltransferase, translating into MKTIVFTGGGSAGHVTPNIALMHRLEQLGWEIKYIGSATGIEKDIIEREGVSFYPISSGKLRRYFDLKNFKDPFKVMKGVYESYRLLRRLKPAIVFSKGGFVSVPVVLGSRMNKVPVIIHESDMTPGLANKLSIPFATKVCVTFPESLQHVQKEKAVLTGLPIREHIMSGKASRGYQLCDFHTQKPVILVMGGSLGSQIINQAVRDNLDRLLGQFQIVHLCGKGNISSEHAKTRGYKQFEYLNDELPDVLAMTDLVISRAGATSIYEFLVLEKPMLLIPLSLQASRGDQILNAKSFQKAGYADVLQEEELTAAMLAAHVEALHENRESYKRAMQSRKVNDAVASIIELIETHSLTS; encoded by the coding sequence ATGAAAACAATTGTCTTCACCGGAGGAGGCTCCGCTGGACATGTGACACCTAACATTGCGCTCATGCATCGGCTTGAGCAGCTAGGTTGGGAAATTAAATATATCGGGTCAGCGACAGGCATCGAGAAAGATATCATCGAACGGGAAGGGGTTTCCTTTTATCCCATTTCATCAGGGAAGCTGCGTCGATACTTTGATCTCAAAAATTTCAAAGACCCTTTCAAAGTGATGAAAGGCGTATATGAGTCTTATAGATTGCTTCGTCGTTTGAAACCCGCCATCGTTTTTTCGAAGGGCGGGTTCGTTTCCGTCCCGGTCGTTCTGGGAAGTCGGATGAATAAGGTGCCTGTTATCATTCATGAATCCGATATGACTCCAGGATTGGCGAATAAGCTGTCCATTCCTTTCGCAACCAAGGTTTGCGTGACCTTTCCGGAGTCGCTGCAGCATGTTCAGAAAGAGAAGGCCGTCTTAACCGGCTTGCCGATTCGTGAGCATATAATGAGCGGGAAAGCGTCTCGTGGATACCAACTTTGCGACTTTCATACGCAGAAACCGGTGATTTTGGTTATGGGTGGAAGTTTGGGCTCCCAGATCATTAATCAAGCGGTTCGCGATAACCTGGATAGACTGCTTGGACAGTTTCAAATTGTGCATCTCTGCGGCAAAGGGAATATTTCATCTGAACATGCCAAAACACGCGGATACAAGCAATTTGAATATCTGAATGATGAGCTTCCGGATGTATTGGCAATGACAGATCTTGTTATTTCTCGCGCAGGAGCTACATCTATTTATGAGTTTTTGGTTTTGGAAAAGCCGATGCTGCTCATTCCGCTATCCCTCCAAGCCAGCCGAGGCGACCAAATTCTGAATGCCAAATCATTTCAGAAAGCGGGCTATGCGGATGTGCTGCAAGAAGAAGAACTGACAGCTGCAATGCTTGCTGCCCATGTAGAAGCTCTCCATGAGAACCGTGAGTCCTACAAGAGAGCTATGCAGTCACGTAAAGTGAATGATGCCGTTGCTTCTATTATTGAATTGATTGAAACGCACAGCTTAACATCTTGA
- the spoVE gene encoding stage V sporulation protein E, whose translation MGKARSAPDIWIIIPTLLLLTIGIIMVYSASSVLAFREFGDSLYYLKRQFIFAVLGVIAMFFTMNVDYLVWKKISKITLFICFGMLIIVLIPGLGVVRGGARSWLGIGAFGIQPSEFMKIGMILYLSKMLSEQQSKITLFTKGLLPPLGIMGLAFGLIMLQPDLGTGAVLVGASLLIIFTSGARLLHLSYLGMIGIAGFIGLVVAAPYRLKRITAFLDPWQDPLGAGYQSIQSLYAIGPGGLVGLGLGMSRQKYSYLPEPQTDFIFSIIAEELGFIGGTLVLLLFTILVWRGMRAAITAPDTFASLIAVGIIGMIAVQVIINIGVVIGMFPVTGITLPFISAGGSSLTLMLTSVGILLNISRYSR comes from the coding sequence ATGGGTAAAGCGCGGTCCGCTCCTGACATTTGGATTATTATTCCAACCTTGTTGCTTTTGACAATTGGTATTATTATGGTTTACAGCGCAAGTTCTGTACTAGCTTTTCGCGAGTTCGGCGATTCGCTGTACTACCTCAAGCGGCAATTTATTTTTGCTGTTTTAGGGGTTATCGCGATGTTTTTTACGATGAATGTGGATTATTTGGTTTGGAAAAAGATTTCCAAGATCACGTTGTTCATTTGTTTCGGAATGTTGATTATCGTGCTGATTCCCGGTCTTGGAGTTGTTCGTGGCGGTGCGCGAAGCTGGCTCGGTATTGGTGCTTTCGGGATTCAACCTTCCGAATTCATGAAAATCGGGATGATTCTCTATCTATCCAAAATGCTGTCTGAGCAGCAGTCCAAAATTACGCTCTTCACGAAAGGGCTGCTCCCGCCACTTGGCATTATGGGGTTAGCTTTCGGACTGATCATGCTTCAGCCAGATCTCGGTACAGGGGCTGTGCTCGTAGGAGCCTCACTTTTGATCATTTTTACTTCAGGTGCAAGATTGCTTCATCTCTCGTATCTAGGTATGATAGGAATTGCTGGTTTTATTGGACTTGTCGTAGCGGCTCCCTATCGATTAAAGCGGATCACTGCTTTTCTGGATCCTTGGCAGGATCCGTTAGGGGCGGGTTATCAATCCATTCAATCCCTGTACGCAATCGGGCCAGGTGGCTTGGTGGGGCTTGGTTTAGGGATGAGCCGGCAGAAATACAGCTATTTGCCAGAGCCGCAGACGGACTTTATTTTTTCCATTATTGCCGAGGAACTTGGTTTTATTGGGGGGACACTAGTCCTGCTGCTCTTCACAATTCTGGTTTGGCGAGGCATGCGGGCAGCGATTACTGCGCCGGATACATTTGCCAGTTTGATCGCAGTCGGGATTATCGGCATGATTGCCGTTCAGGTTATTATTAATATCGGCGTCGTGATCGGCATGTTCCCGGTGACCGGCATCACATTGCCTTTCATAAGTGCAGGAGGGTCTTCCTTGACGCTCATGCTGACTTCAGTCGGCATCCTGCTTAATATATCCCGCTATTCGAGGTGA
- the murD gene encoding UDP-N-acetylmuramoyl-L-alanine--D-glutamate ligase, with product MKHPREYRGLEVIVLGLARSGVAAAKLFHQKGAIVTVNDKKERSACPEADELEALGISVVCGFHPDTLVHAGVALVVKNPGIPYSVEPIRQALELGIEVITEVEVAYQFCEAPIIGITGSNGKTTTTTLIGLMLDQAGLSPVVAGNIGRALTEAAPEVTADNWMVVELSSFQLKGTTSFRPKIAMLLNLYETHLDYHGTMDDYIASKAKIFANQTEADTAILNWDDAVCRALIPTLRAQVLPFSMIETLDHGVYFESESEMLVYANGQGQIRPIMRASEMGMPGSFNVENALAAAAAALTAGVQPSVIADVLRSFRGVEHRLELVRELEGVTFYNNSKATNSAAAIKSIEAFDQQVVLIAGGLDRGSDYMELLPTFRDRIKGVVTMGQTREKITHIAELAGISRLETVDTAKDAADAVIQAVQLAWQMCEPGDIVLLSPACASWDMFPSYEDRGRMFKESVHNL from the coding sequence ATGAAACATCCGCGGGAATATCGTGGACTTGAAGTGATTGTATTAGGCTTGGCTCGGAGCGGTGTCGCTGCAGCTAAGCTTTTTCACCAAAAAGGAGCCATCGTTACAGTCAATGATAAAAAAGAGCGGAGCGCATGCCCTGAAGCCGACGAACTGGAGGCTCTGGGTATTTCTGTTGTCTGCGGCTTTCATCCGGACACCTTGGTGCATGCCGGTGTAGCGCTTGTCGTGAAGAATCCAGGGATTCCCTATTCGGTTGAGCCGATTCGCCAAGCGCTTGAGCTGGGGATTGAGGTCATCACGGAGGTAGAGGTTGCCTACCAATTCTGTGAAGCGCCGATTATCGGGATTACAGGCTCGAACGGCAAAACCACAACGACGACCTTAATTGGATTAATGTTGGATCAGGCAGGACTATCGCCAGTTGTTGCAGGCAATATTGGTCGTGCGCTCACGGAAGCAGCGCCAGAGGTAACAGCAGACAACTGGATGGTCGTAGAACTCAGCAGCTTTCAGTTGAAAGGAACCACATCGTTTCGACCGAAAATTGCCATGCTGCTGAATTTATATGAGACTCATTTGGATTATCATGGCACTATGGATGATTATATAGCGTCTAAAGCCAAAATATTTGCGAATCAAACGGAAGCGGATACCGCGATTTTGAATTGGGATGATGCGGTATGCCGTGCCCTGATTCCTACGCTTCGCGCGCAGGTTTTGCCTTTTTCCATGATCGAAACGCTTGACCATGGCGTCTATTTTGAGAGTGAATCTGAGATGCTTGTTTATGCGAACGGTCAAGGTCAAATTCGTCCGATTATGCGAGCCAGTGAAATGGGAATGCCAGGCAGCTTCAATGTAGAAAATGCATTGGCAGCCGCAGCGGCAGCCCTTACAGCCGGTGTTCAGCCTTCGGTGATAGCAGACGTACTAAGAAGCTTCCGCGGCGTGGAACATCGTCTAGAACTCGTGAGAGAGCTTGAAGGGGTTACTTTCTACAATAACTCGAAGGCAACCAATTCCGCGGCTGCTATTAAATCAATCGAAGCCTTCGATCAACAAGTAGTGCTCATTGCCGGCGGCTTGGACCGTGGCTCGGATTATATGGAGCTGCTGCCTACTTTTCGTGACCGCATCAAAGGCGTTGTCACCATGGGGCAAACGCGGGAGAAAATTACGCATATTGCTGAGCTGGCAGGGATTAGCCGCTTGGAAACCGTCGATACTGCTAAGGATGCAGCGGACGCGGTGATTCAAGCCGTACAGCTTGCTTGGCAAATGTGTGAACCTGGCGATATCGTCCTGCTTTCACCTGCTTGCGCAAGTTGGGATATGTTCCCCTCTTATGAGGACAGGGGACGCATGTTTAAGGAGTCCGTGCATAACCTTTAA
- the mraY gene encoding phospho-N-acetylmuramoyl-pentapeptide-transferase, with amino-acid sequence MGVAFVLALIMGPLFIPILRRMKFGQQIREDGPQGHLKKQGTPTMGGVIILLALALATLRFADKNTDLLILLIASLGYGLVGFLDDYIKIIFKRSLGLTAKQKLFGQLLISAIVCYLLVMEGHSTDLYIPFVEFHFNPGWLYFPLMAILMLGASNAVNFTDGLDGLLAGTSAIAFGAYTVIAMNNTQPEAAIFSAAMVGAVLGFLVFNAHPAKVFMGDTGSLGIGGGLVAVAILTKAELLLAIVGGVFLIEILSVVIQVVSFKTRGKRVFKMSPIHHHFELVGWSEWRVVITFWVVGLILAVLGLYMNEVL; translated from the coding sequence ATGGGCGTAGCCTTTGTGCTGGCGCTAATTATGGGGCCGCTTTTTATCCCGATTCTGAGAAGGATGAAATTTGGTCAACAAATTCGTGAGGATGGCCCTCAGGGGCATTTGAAAAAGCAAGGGACCCCAACGATGGGCGGCGTCATTATTTTACTGGCTCTTGCTCTGGCTACGCTTCGTTTTGCCGATAAGAATACGGATTTGTTGATCCTGCTGATTGCTTCACTCGGCTACGGTCTCGTCGGATTTCTGGACGATTATATCAAAATTATTTTCAAACGCTCACTCGGACTGACAGCGAAGCAAAAGTTATTCGGACAATTGCTGATTTCAGCCATTGTTTGTTACCTGCTCGTAATGGAAGGTCATAGCACGGACTTATATATTCCTTTTGTCGAGTTTCACTTCAACCCAGGCTGGCTGTATTTCCCATTAATGGCGATTCTTATGTTAGGTGCTTCCAACGCGGTTAACTTCACAGATGGACTGGATGGTTTGCTTGCTGGAACAAGTGCGATCGCTTTTGGAGCGTATACGGTTATTGCGATGAATAATACGCAGCCAGAAGCAGCTATTTTCTCGGCAGCCATGGTTGGGGCTGTGCTAGGATTTCTGGTTTTTAATGCGCATCCGGCCAAAGTATTCATGGGGGACACAGGGTCGCTTGGCATCGGCGGCGGACTTGTCGCTGTGGCTATTCTGACCAAAGCAGAACTTTTGTTAGCGATCGTTGGCGGCGTATTTCTGATCGAAATTTTGTCTGTTGTCATTCAGGTCGTATCGTTTAAAACAAGAGGGAAGCGCGTTTTCAAAATGAGCCCGATTCATCACCATTTTGAATTGGTCGGTTGGTCGGAATGGCGTGTTGTTATTACTTTCTGGGTTGTCGGCTTGATCCTTGCCGTACTTGGATTATATATGAATGAGGTGTTGTAG
- a CDS encoding UDP-N-acetylmuramoyl-tripeptide--D-alanyl-D-alanine ligase, producing MIQRTLEQVAVMLGSEVSEGNGAIAINGVSTDTRSIPAGSLFIPLIGENFDGHVYVEEAHLKGAAAILWQDDHGAGPAGIPHIRVADTLAALQRLAKAYRNQLPVRIIGITGSNGKTTTKDLVAAVLGSTYEVHKTKGNLNNHIGLPLTLLQLEETTQFAVVEMGMSGRGEIELLSDLAEPEAAIITMIGESHLLQLGSREEIARAKVEIVSGMPKDGWLVYNGDEPLIAQALEERSVEGLRRIHFGSGDGNDLFPTDIRMDADGAYFQINSPGYPELFIPLLGTHNVINALAAIAIGETFGVSPLAIAAGLRSLQMTSMRIEKLTAASGLTVLNDAYNASPASMRAAITLTEQLGGFGRKFLVLGDMLELGEHEEQFHRGIGAMLSAERVDYVFTFGRLGRFIAEEAEARFPQGRVRAYEEKEQLAAELSTLADKDDLVLVKGSRGMRLEQVVNALLA from the coding sequence ATGATCCAACGCACATTAGAGCAAGTGGCCGTGATGTTGGGGAGTGAAGTATCTGAGGGCAATGGCGCAATAGCGATTAACGGCGTTTCAACAGATACACGCTCTATCCCGGCAGGCAGCTTATTCATTCCGTTAATCGGAGAAAATTTTGACGGACATGTATATGTCGAAGAAGCCCACCTCAAAGGAGCAGCGGCTATTTTATGGCAGGATGACCACGGTGCTGGTCCGGCAGGCATTCCGCATATCCGGGTGGCTGATACCTTAGCAGCGCTGCAGCGTTTGGCCAAAGCTTATCGCAATCAATTGCCAGTGCGAATCATTGGTATTACGGGAAGCAACGGCAAGACGACGACCAAGGATTTGGTAGCGGCGGTTCTGGGCAGTACGTATGAGGTGCATAAAACCAAAGGGAATTTAAATAATCATATTGGCTTACCGCTAACATTGCTTCAATTGGAGGAGACTACGCAATTCGCTGTGGTCGAGATGGGCATGAGCGGCAGGGGCGAGATCGAACTGTTATCCGATCTGGCGGAACCGGAAGCAGCGATCATCACCATGATCGGGGAATCGCATTTACTCCAGCTAGGCTCGCGGGAAGAAATCGCTCGCGCCAAAGTGGAGATCGTCAGCGGCATGCCTAAGGACGGATGGCTCGTCTACAATGGCGATGAGCCCCTGATTGCTCAAGCGCTCGAGGAGCGAAGCGTTGAGGGGCTTCGCCGCATTCACTTCGGCAGCGGCGATGGCAATGATTTGTTCCCGACCGACATCCGCATGGATGCGGATGGGGCGTACTTCCAGATCAATTCGCCGGGCTATCCGGAATTGTTCATTCCGTTGCTAGGCACGCATAATGTCATTAATGCGCTAGCGGCTATTGCCATCGGCGAGACCTTCGGTGTCTCGCCCCTCGCGATTGCAGCGGGGCTGCGCTCGCTGCAGATGACGAGCATGCGCATCGAGAAATTGACGGCAGCCTCTGGGCTGACCGTATTGAACGATGCGTACAACGCCAGCCCGGCCTCGATGCGGGCGGCCATTACGCTGACCGAGCAGCTGGGCGGCTTCGGTCGCAAGTTCCTCGTGCTCGGCGACATGCTGGAGCTTGGCGAGCACGAAGAGCAGTTCCATCGCGGCATTGGCGCGATGCTGTCTGCGGAACGTGTAGACTACGTCTTCACGTTCGGGCGGTTGGGCCGCTTCATCGCGGAGGAAGCGGAGGCTCGCTTCCCGCAGGGGCGGGTGCGCGCCTACGAGGAGAAGGAGCAGCTTGCTGCCGAACTAAGCACACTAGCTGATAAGGATGATCTCGTGCTCGTGAAAGGCTCGCGCGGCATGCGGCTTGAGCAAGTTGTCAATGCTTTGCTCGCCTGA
- a CDS encoding UDP-N-acetylmuramoyl-L-alanyl-D-glutamate--2,6-diaminopimelate ligase, which produces MKLQELASALLITHIHGNAETDITGIEADSRKIKPGDLFLCIPGLTADGHDYAPKAIALGASALVTERVLDLPIPQLVVKDARYAMAVLSAHFYGYPSKEMKIIGFTGTNGKTTSTYLLERILRDQGFVTGLMGTIEMKIGDTYYEMERTTQEAVDLQRSFRKMCDQKTDYCLMEVSSHALELGRVKGIHFRSGIFTNLSQDHLDYHGTMEAYAAAKGLLFSRLGNGFSLNPEERQYAILNADDAVSLTLSRLTAAQIITYGIENDCDVRATDIQITSKGTSFKLVSFAGEAYFQMKLVGKFNVYNALGAIASALAENVPLEAIRNSLESIAVVDGRMEVVNEGQEFLVLVDYAHTPDGLENALSTIAEFAEGKVITVFGCGGDRDKTKRPIMGKVTAAYSDLLYVTSDNPRTEDPAAILEDIRPGLEEVNYPAEKVEFIVDRKKAIQKAIDGAGPKDVILIAGKGHETYQDIMGVKHDFDDRLVAKAAIRGRGR; this is translated from the coding sequence ATGAAACTCCAGGAGCTTGCTTCCGCATTGCTCATTACCCATATACATGGAAATGCTGAAACAGACATTACGGGGATTGAAGCAGACTCTCGTAAAATAAAGCCGGGCGACTTGTTCCTATGTATCCCCGGCTTAACCGCAGACGGCCATGATTATGCCCCAAAAGCGATTGCGCTTGGGGCTTCTGCACTTGTCACTGAAAGAGTGCTTGATCTCCCGATCCCGCAGTTGGTCGTCAAAGATGCCAGATATGCGATGGCGGTGTTATCCGCTCATTTCTATGGCTATCCTAGTAAAGAAATGAAAATAATCGGATTTACGGGAACGAATGGTAAAACGACATCGACGTATTTGCTGGAGCGAATCTTGCGTGATCAAGGCTTTGTGACAGGTCTCATGGGGACCATTGAGATGAAGATCGGCGATACCTACTATGAGATGGAACGGACGACGCAGGAAGCGGTTGATCTGCAACGCAGCTTTCGCAAAATGTGCGATCAGAAGACGGACTATTGCCTTATGGAAGTATCCAGTCATGCGTTAGAATTAGGTCGCGTGAAGGGGATTCATTTCCGTTCGGGGATTTTTACGAATTTATCGCAGGATCACTTGGATTACCACGGAACAATGGAAGCTTATGCTGCGGCCAAAGGGCTCTTGTTCTCCAGACTCGGGAACGGCTTCTCACTGAACCCCGAGGAAAGGCAATATGCCATTCTGAACGCGGATGATGCAGTTTCCCTAACGTTAAGCAGGCTGACAGCTGCACAGATTATTACATATGGTATCGAAAATGATTGCGATGTGCGCGCGACAGATATCCAAATCACGTCCAAAGGCACGTCATTTAAGCTTGTGTCGTTCGCGGGCGAAGCCTATTTCCAAATGAAATTAGTGGGGAAATTCAATGTGTATAATGCCCTCGGGGCGATTGCCTCAGCTTTGGCAGAGAACGTTCCACTTGAAGCGATTCGGAATAGCTTAGAGAGTATTGCTGTTGTAGATGGCCGCATGGAAGTTGTTAATGAAGGTCAGGAATTCTTAGTTTTGGTTGATTATGCGCACACACCTGACGGATTAGAGAATGCCTTGTCTACGATCGCAGAATTCGCAGAAGGCAAGGTCATTACCGTTTTTGGCTGCGGCGGTGACCGCGACAAGACCAAACGTCCTATCATGGGAAAGGTGACAGCTGCGTACAGCGACCTTCTGTACGTAACTTCGGATAACCCGCGAACGGAAGATCCAGCGGCCATTCTGGAAGATATTCGTCCAGGATTGGAAGAAGTTAACTATCCCGCAGAAAAAGTTGAATTCATCGTGGATCGCAAAAAAGCGATACAAAAGGCTATTGATGGGGCAGGCCCCAAAGATGTAATATTGATAGCGGGAAAAGGCCACGAAACGTATCAGGATATCATGGGTGTCAAGCATGATTTCGACGATCGGTTAGTGGCTAAGGCTGCGATAAGGGGGAGAGGACGATGA
- a CDS encoding stage V sporulation protein D yields MRVSNVTVRRRLFTALIIGTVIFTALIFRLAYVQLWIGQDLANKAEDSWRREIPFAPKRGEIQDRNGIALTYSMSTPTILAIPVQLQDPRSVAAKLAEVLQGNEEDIYKQITKKASKNYIKPSGRKITVEKAQEVRDLHIPGIVVAEDNKRYYPFGTLAAHILGFAGIDKGLTGIEAKYDSQLTGIPGSISYMADAAGRVLQGTTDTYRSPKDGLNVKLTIDSHLQSVMERELDQAMVQYQAQNVVAIMMDPNNGEILAMGSRPTYEPGNYKEYAAETYNRNLPIWKTYEPGSTFKIITLAAALEEKKVDLKNEQFYDPGFIEVGGARLRCWKRGGHGSETMLQVVQNSCNPGFVVMGQRLGKEKLFDYISKFGFGKKTGIDLAGEENGIMFKPSQVGPVELATTAFGQGVSVTPIQQITAVSAAINGGKLFKPYVAKSFTNPDTGEVVDVVEPELVRNVISEGTSKQVREALESVVALGTGRNAFIDGYRVGGKTGTAQKVVNGRYSPDEHIVSFIGFAPADNPKVVIYAAVDDPKGIQFGGLIAAPLVKNMMADALRYMKVEPDKAQLNKEYRYGEIPIVEVPDLVGASVDDILEDLNMNFKLAKSGNGKYVISQAPKAGSRVDQGSTIRIFLSDNAPPQ; encoded by the coding sequence ATGCGTGTTTCTAACGTTACCGTTCGTCGCAGATTGTTCACTGCGCTCATCATTGGCACTGTCATCTTCACCGCTCTTATCTTCCGTCTGGCCTATGTCCAGCTCTGGATTGGACAAGACTTGGCGAACAAAGCAGAAGACAGCTGGCGAAGGGAAATTCCATTCGCGCCCAAACGAGGCGAAATTCAAGATCGCAATGGCATTGCATTGACTTATAGTATGAGCACCCCAACGATTCTAGCCATACCGGTACAACTACAGGATCCTCGCAGCGTAGCGGCCAAACTGGCTGAAGTGCTGCAGGGCAATGAAGAAGACATTTACAAGCAGATTACGAAAAAAGCATCCAAAAACTATATAAAACCATCTGGACGCAAAATAACGGTTGAGAAAGCGCAGGAAGTTCGCGATCTTCATATTCCGGGAATTGTCGTGGCAGAGGATAACAAAAGATACTACCCGTTTGGCACTTTGGCAGCGCACATTCTTGGTTTTGCCGGCATTGATAAAGGGTTGACAGGTATTGAGGCGAAGTACGACAGTCAATTAACGGGAATTCCAGGCAGTATTTCTTATATGGCGGATGCAGCTGGCAGAGTTCTTCAAGGGACGACAGATACCTACAGAAGTCCGAAGGATGGGCTCAATGTGAAATTGACGATCGACAGCCATCTGCAATCCGTCATGGAGAGAGAGCTGGATCAAGCGATGGTTCAGTATCAGGCGCAGAATGTCGTGGCGATTATGATGGATCCTAACAATGGAGAGATTCTGGCTATGGGCAGCAGACCGACCTATGAGCCAGGCAATTATAAGGAGTATGCGGCCGAAACCTACAACAGGAACTTGCCGATTTGGAAAACGTACGAGCCGGGTTCCACGTTCAAAATTATTACGCTGGCAGCCGCTTTAGAGGAAAAAAAGGTAGATCTCAAAAATGAACAATTTTATGATCCAGGTTTTATAGAAGTTGGCGGAGCGAGGCTGCGCTGCTGGAAGCGTGGGGGTCATGGCAGTGAAACCATGCTGCAAGTAGTGCAAAATTCTTGCAACCCAGGTTTCGTTGTGATGGGTCAACGGTTAGGCAAGGAAAAGTTGTTTGATTACATATCCAAATTCGGCTTTGGTAAAAAGACGGGCATTGATCTTGCCGGGGAAGAGAACGGCATTATGTTCAAACCGTCTCAGGTTGGTCCTGTAGAATTGGCTACTACGGCATTCGGTCAAGGGGTTTCTGTGACGCCGATTCAACAAATCACTGCGGTATCTGCGGCGATTAATGGAGGGAAGCTGTTTAAACCTTACGTTGCTAAGTCGTTTACGAATCCAGATACAGGTGAGGTTGTCGATGTTGTGGAGCCTGAACTTGTGAGAAATGTGATTTCGGAGGGAACTTCGAAGCAGGTAAGAGAGGCGCTGGAGAGTGTAGTAGCGCTCGGTACGGGACGCAATGCATTCATCGACGGCTATCGTGTCGGGGGCAAGACAGGGACTGCGCAGAAGGTTGTAAATGGACGTTATTCACCGGATGAGCATATCGTTTCGTTCATTGGCTTTGCGCCGGCGGATAATCCCAAAGTGGTCATCTATGCCGCTGTGGATGATCCGAAAGGCATTCAATTCGGCGGTCTGATCGCAGCGCCTCTAGTTAAGAATATGATGGCTGACGCCCTGCGTTATATGAAGGTTGAACCGGACAAAGCACAGCTCAACAAAGAGTACCGGTACGGTGAAATTCCGATTGTGGAAGTACCGGACTTGGTTGGAGCGTCAGTTGATGATATATTAGAAGATCTGAACATGAATTTTAAGCTGGCGAAGTCCGGAAACGGGAAATATGTCATCAGTCAGGCGCCGAAAGCAGGGTCTAGGGTCGATCAAGGCTCAACGATTCGGATTTTCCTCTCAGATAACGCGCCTCCGCAGTAA